A single window of Deinococcus seoulensis DNA harbors:
- the rnr gene encoding ribonuclease R, with protein sequence MPKTKKTEAVPATKRAGTEATKKVQRKQKQRPDVTATHSEADATTPTTSQPDARTAPGTSSAARQPAGAGRSRTSSGAQPKPEASALAETPRKTTRKAAPTAVTPDLTGPAVTGSDITDREVPAQADAPAKQKKSARAASPKKATSTQKATGTQKATGTARRPRATGAEPQVAPAPEAAVAAPETPVRRGRGRRAITADSAVAAVPEPVAMPEPVAGPEQVTAAQSTEPVQAKSGRGRRAAGPSATAVADPAADTAGPPAKSRRGRPPRAQAVSPTADAPAAGQVTDEAPVQQEPVQAVPVQEATTVSADDQPVVDAPAPRRGRGRPPGKKQTVSAQTPEPAAEPATGPAAEAETDAQSGAAQESVRPARRGRKPRAQTVTGASEEPQEAPAAGLEEPSGPLILEVPKKRGGRGRRAALAADQALPDVLSGVEAIPTQVESAQVDPVQAESALADVAQATVSDPAGTPEQQKPARRGRKPRTQDAGQPTVQATEDTVAAAAQTPAVDGSDGTDDMERAGPEDAQDGDDSLLEANPARDIVVAQLRKLGRPVHVKDLERTFTRQTIRRLGDWRDLTDLLESLVEQGQVIRTRKKTYGLPEAMSLIRGRFQASAAGFGFVIPDSGGDDYYIPAEQTMEAWNGDIVLVRMEGRGDTGRGGGPRRGQKGDGNPRASVVRIVQRAYKQLVGTLEFHHGHPILKPDDHRARHRILVLPDGLGELEAGARVVTELFWPENTGEDEVFGQVTRVLGAEDDPVTETEAVIVKFGLRGEFPPEVEEQANAIPSQIPEEALRGRLDLREFNIFTVDGRDAKDFDDAIHIQPTPEGTFVVGIHIADVSHYVTEGTPLDDEAYARATSVYLPGRVLPMLPEHLSNGVCSLVPYEDRLTMTAMVELSAEGEILKVQIAPSVINSKARLTYDEVQAYSEATATLPEQARQLEGDLHLLLKITTKLRQKRLREGSLDFKLREVKVDVGADGRMELIPIREETARGMIEDLMLLANKVVAHELLQREIPALFRIHEEPTLQRFQDVTNAIGRLGFSFPGGEPTPQAYQAVLKQVRGTPRESVVNTLLLRSMQQAKYAGENLGHFGLAFDEYLHFTSPIRRYPDLLVHRVLKGMLSGELKAGNREVAQLQGRLPAMGDHTSDRERTASEAERDLTKYYQAKWAQEHLGESFMGNVSGVVASGLFVALENGVEGKLHISNLDDDYYAFIEDAQMLRGRSRGRSYRLGDPVHVTIGTVNPLARQTDFTLADPTSPDYRPGDIHQETDMDSPVKPRARRREDREQEKREKLQSVPVSEPKKFTLDESGQQAAAPAGERAPRTGRAPREGREGSRDGGRGRTFGGVSMGGRGSRRVITLERPRNEHLRPVNITVQRMYFGDWTLENMPPEDSQGGRGGRPAGRGDRAAERGADRGRSFTRGGSDRGAVQRASGRQGPQGGRGAQNTQRESVTAQVPDTAATGNADDAKRRRRRRGRRGNGSSGSQG encoded by the coding sequence ATGCCGAAAACGAAGAAGACGGAAGCGGTGCCAGCGACCAAGCGTGCTGGCACCGAGGCCACCAAGAAAGTGCAGCGCAAGCAGAAGCAGCGGCCGGACGTGACCGCGACCCACTCCGAGGCGGACGCCACGACCCCCACGACCAGCCAGCCGGACGCGCGCACTGCGCCCGGCACCTCCAGCGCGGCCCGGCAACCTGCCGGCGCAGGCCGCAGCAGGACGTCCAGCGGCGCTCAACCCAAGCCGGAGGCGAGTGCATTGGCAGAAACTCCCAGAAAAACAACCCGCAAGGCCGCCCCCACGGCCGTCACGCCCGACCTCACCGGCCCCGCAGTGACCGGCAGTGACATCACTGACCGCGAGGTCCCCGCGCAGGCGGACGCTCCCGCGAAGCAGAAGAAATCTGCCCGTGCGGCCAGCCCGAAGAAAGCGACCAGCACGCAGAAGGCGACCGGCACGCAGAAGGCAACTGGCACGGCCCGCCGACCCAGGGCGACCGGGGCGGAGCCGCAGGTGGCGCCCGCACCGGAAGCTGCTGTGGCCGCACCGGAAACCCCGGTGAGGCGCGGCCGTGGCCGGCGTGCCATCACCGCTGACAGCGCCGTTGCCGCCGTGCCAGAGCCGGTCGCCATGCCAGAACCGGTCGCTGGGCCAGAACAGGTCACTGCGGCGCAGAGCACCGAGCCCGTGCAGGCGAAGTCCGGGCGTGGCCGCCGGGCCGCCGGGCCTTCCGCGACGGCTGTGGCCGACCCCGCCGCTGACACGGCCGGACCGCCCGCCAAGTCCCGTCGTGGCCGCCCGCCCCGCGCGCAGGCAGTCTCCCCCACTGCGGACGCACCTGCGGCCGGACAGGTCACGGACGAGGCACCTGTGCAGCAGGAGCCCGTGCAGGCAGTGCCGGTGCAGGAGGCGACCACCGTTTCGGCGGATGACCAGCCGGTCGTGGACGCACCTGCACCCCGCCGGGGTCGTGGGCGTCCCCCCGGCAAGAAGCAGACGGTCAGTGCACAGACTCCCGAGCCTGCCGCTGAACCGGCCACCGGGCCTGCTGCCGAGGCTGAAACGGACGCGCAGAGCGGCGCGGCGCAGGAGTCGGTGCGTCCGGCCCGCCGTGGCCGCAAACCCCGCGCGCAGACGGTGACCGGGGCTTCCGAGGAGCCTCAGGAGGCCCCGGCTGCCGGGCTGGAAGAGCCGTCCGGGCCGCTGATTCTGGAAGTGCCGAAGAAGCGGGGCGGGCGTGGTCGCCGCGCGGCGCTCGCGGCGGATCAGGCGCTGCCGGACGTGCTGTCGGGCGTGGAAGCCATCCCCACACAGGTAGAGTCCGCACAGGTAGACCCCGTACAGGCAGAGTCCGCTCTGGCAGACGTGGCCCAGGCGACCGTGTCGGACCCGGCGGGTACGCCGGAGCAGCAGAAACCCGCGCGGCGTGGCCGTAAGCCGCGCACGCAGGACGCCGGGCAGCCCACCGTGCAGGCCACTGAGGACACGGTGGCCGCTGCGGCGCAGACGCCCGCGGTGGACGGGAGCGACGGCACGGACGACATGGAGCGTGCCGGGCCGGAGGACGCCCAGGACGGTGACGACTCGCTGCTGGAGGCGAACCCGGCGCGGGACATCGTGGTGGCGCAGCTGCGTAAACTGGGCCGCCCGGTGCACGTCAAGGATCTGGAACGGACCTTCACGCGGCAGACCATCCGCCGCCTGGGGGACTGGCGGGACCTGACGGACCTGCTGGAATCGCTGGTCGAGCAGGGGCAGGTCATCCGCACGCGCAAGAAGACGTACGGGCTGCCCGAGGCGATGAGTCTGATCCGTGGGCGGTTCCAGGCGTCGGCGGCGGGCTTCGGCTTCGTGATTCCGGACAGTGGCGGCGACGACTACTACATTCCGGCCGAGCAGACCATGGAAGCCTGGAACGGCGACATCGTGCTGGTCCGCATGGAGGGCCGCGGCGACACGGGCCGGGGCGGCGGGCCGCGCCGTGGGCAGAAGGGCGACGGGAACCCGCGCGCCAGCGTCGTTCGCATCGTGCAGCGCGCGTACAAACAGCTGGTGGGCACGCTGGAATTCCATCACGGGCACCCGATCCTGAAACCCGACGATCACCGGGCGCGGCACCGCATCCTGGTGCTGCCTGACGGGCTGGGCGAGCTGGAGGCCGGCGCGCGCGTCGTGACCGAGCTGTTCTGGCCGGAGAACACTGGCGAGGACGAGGTGTTCGGGCAGGTCACGCGGGTGCTGGGTGCCGAGGACGATCCCGTGACCGAGACGGAAGCGGTGATCGTGAAGTTCGGGCTGCGCGGCGAGTTCCCGCCCGAGGTCGAGGAGCAGGCGAACGCCATTCCCTCGCAGATTCCCGAGGAGGCCCTGCGTGGGCGCCTGGACCTGCGGGAGTTCAACATCTTCACGGTGGACGGCCGGGACGCGAAGGATTTCGACGACGCGATCCACATTCAGCCCACGCCGGAGGGGACGTTCGTGGTCGGCATTCACATCGCGGACGTGAGCCACTACGTGACCGAGGGCACGCCGCTGGACGATGAGGCGTATGCCCGCGCGACCAGCGTGTACCTGCCGGGGCGCGTGCTGCCCATGCTGCCCGAGCACCTGAGTAACGGCGTGTGCTCCCTGGTGCCGTACGAGGACCGCCTGACTATGACGGCCATGGTGGAACTGAGTGCCGAGGGTGAGATCCTGAAGGTGCAGATCGCGCCCAGCGTGATCAACTCCAAGGCCCGCCTGACGTACGACGAGGTGCAGGCGTACAGCGAGGCGACCGCCACGCTGCCCGAGCAGGCCCGTCAGCTGGAAGGGGACCTGCACCTGCTGCTGAAGATCACGACCAAGCTGCGCCAGAAGCGTCTGCGTGAGGGGTCGCTGGACTTCAAGCTGCGTGAGGTGAAGGTGGACGTGGGGGCCGACGGCCGCATGGAACTCATCCCGATCCGGGAGGAGACGGCGCGCGGCATGATCGAGGACCTGATGCTGCTGGCGAACAAGGTCGTGGCGCACGAACTGCTGCAACGCGAGATTCCGGCGCTGTTCCGCATTCACGAGGAACCGACCCTGCAACGCTTCCAGGACGTGACGAACGCCATCGGGCGGCTGGGCTTCTCGTTCCCCGGTGGGGAGCCGACGCCGCAGGCGTACCAGGCGGTCCTGAAGCAGGTGCGGGGCACGCCGCGCGAGAGCGTGGTGAACACGCTGCTGCTGCGGTCCATGCAGCAGGCGAAGTACGCCGGGGAGAACCTGGGGCACTTCGGGCTGGCGTTCGACGAGTACCTGCACTTCACCAGTCCCATCCGCCGGTACCCGGACCTGCTGGTGCACCGCGTGCTCAAGGGCATGCTGAGCGGTGAACTGAAAGCCGGGAACCGTGAGGTGGCGCAGCTTCAGGGCCGCCTGCCCGCCATGGGCGACCACACCAGCGACCGCGAGCGCACGGCCAGCGAGGCCGAACGCGACCTGACCAAGTACTACCAGGCGAAGTGGGCTCAGGAGCACCTGGGCGAGAGCTTCATGGGGAACGTGTCGGGCGTGGTGGCCAGTGGCCTGTTCGTGGCGCTGGAGAACGGCGTGGAAGGTAAACTGCACATCAGCAACCTGGACGACGACTACTACGCGTTCATCGAGGACGCGCAGATGCTGCGTGGCCGCAGCCGGGGCCGTTCGTACCGCCTGGGCGACCCGGTGCACGTGACCATCGGTACCGTGAACCCGCTGGCCCGCCAGACGGATTTCACGCTGGCCGACCCGACCAGCCCGGACTACCGACCGGGCGACATTCATCAGGAGACCGACATGGATTCACCCGTTAAACCGCGCGCCCGCCGCCGCGAAGACCGCGAGCAGGAGAAACGCGAGAAGTTGCAGAGCGTGCCCGTCAGCGAACCCAAGAAATTCACGCTGGACGAGTCCGGACAGCAGGCCGCCGCGCCTGCCGGGGAACGCGCGCCCCGCACAGGACGCGCTCCCCGCGAGGGCCGTGAAGGCAGCCGTGACGGGGGCCGGGGCCGGACGTTCGGGGGCGTCAGCATGGGCGGGCGCGGCAGTCGCCGTGTGATCACGCTGGAACGCCCGCGCAACGAGCACCTGCGTCCCGTGAACATCACGGTGCAGCGCATGTACTTCGGGGACTGGACGCTGGAGAACATGCCGCCCGAGGACAGTCAGGGTGGCCGTGGTGGCCGCCCGGCGGGCCGGGGCGACCGCGCCGCCGAGCGGGGCGCGGACCGTGGGCGCAGCTTCACGCGTGGCGGCAGTGACCGGGGCGCCGTGCAGCGCGCCAGCGGCCGCCAGGGGCCGCAGGGTGGGCGCGGCGCGCAGAACACCCAGCGTGAATCCGTGACGGCGCAGGTGCCCGACACGGCCGCGACCGGGAACGCCGACGATGCCAAACGCAGGCGGCGACGCCGCGGCCGCCGGGGGAACGGCAGCAGCGGTTCACAGGGCTAA
- a CDS encoding exodeoxyribonuclease III codes for MTELELDRSVGLKVTTLNVNGLRSALRKGLLDWAARERPDVLLLQEVRADPMPDALAGLGYQGAWFPAQKAGYSGVAILARRPLEDVQTGMAHAEMDAEGRVISAVVGGVRFASVYLPSGSSGPERQGFKDRVLGDFQTWTDALLAGGMPVVIGGDYNVAHREVDLKNWRGNQKNSGFLPHEREWMTRHLASGLTDTHRAWLGEQAEYTWWSNRANAYANNVGWRIDYLLAAGVDVRDVRVGRDARLSDHAPLSAQVLPGAAARAAGEGPVR; via the coding sequence ATGACGGAACTGGAACTGGACCGGAGCGTCGGCCTGAAGGTCACGACCCTGAACGTGAACGGGCTGCGCAGCGCGCTGCGTAAGGGCCTGCTGGACTGGGCGGCGCGGGAACGGCCGGACGTGCTGCTGCTTCAGGAGGTGCGGGCCGACCCGATGCCGGACGCACTGGCGGGTCTGGGGTATCAGGGCGCGTGGTTCCCGGCGCAGAAGGCCGGGTACAGCGGCGTGGCGATCCTGGCGCGCCGCCCGCTGGAGGACGTGCAGACCGGCATGGCGCACGCCGAGATGGACGCCGAGGGCCGCGTGATCAGCGCCGTGGTGGGGGGCGTGCGCTTTGCGAGCGTGTACCTGCCGAGCGGCAGCAGCGGCCCGGAACGTCAGGGATTCAAGGACCGCGTGCTGGGCGACTTTCAGACCTGGACGGACGCGCTGCTGGCCGGGGGGATGCCGGTGGTGATCGGCGGGGATTACAACGTCGCGCACCGGGAGGTGGACCTGAAGAACTGGCGCGGCAACCAGAAGAACAGCGGGTTCCTGCCGCACGAGCGGGAGTGGATGACCCGTCACCTCGCGTCGGGCCTGACGGACACGCACCGCGCGTGGCTGGGCGAGCAGGCCGAGTACACCTGGTGGAGTAACCGCGCGAACGCCTACGCGAACAACGTGGGGTGGCGCATCGATTACCTGCTGGCCGCAGGTGTGGACGTGCGGGACGTGCGGGTGGGCCGGGACGCCCGCCTGAGCGATCACGCGCCGCTCAGCGCGCAGGTGCTGCCCGGCGCGGCGGCAAGGGCGGCGGGTGAAGGACCGGTCAGGTGA
- a CDS encoding aminotransferase class I/II-fold pyridoxal phosphate-dependent enzyme, producing the protein MWLSGRAEAVPGSVFALMDAAKGRARAAGLSVTDLSIGSSDLPPPDAVLDVLRDATRDAGTYRYPLFSDTAPLREAAADYLRRRFGVTVNADAEVLPLIGAQEGLAHLLLAVTDPGDTLLLPDPCYPPYLGAAAVAGLNVVTLPLRPERDFLPDLESVPDSVRPRVLLLNYPNNPTSAVADAAFFREAAAWCRARGTLLVHDNPYAELTFGEYRAPGVLEAGLDGVVELHSLSKTHHMGGFRVGFAAGDAGAVAALARVKGAVDFHPYLGIQRAAAHALSLPDAVGRAGAAVFEARRDALIPALRALGWEVATPQASMYAWARVPGVRDSVSFAVRAAEQTGVAVSPGAAFGAGGEGFVRFALVQPPQVLREAARLLGTVPVG; encoded by the coding sequence ATGTGGCTGTCAGGACGGGCGGAAGCGGTGCCGGGAAGCGTGTTCGCGTTGATGGACGCGGCGAAGGGGCGGGCGCGGGCGGCGGGTCTGAGCGTGACTGACCTGAGTATCGGCAGCAGTGACCTCCCCCCGCCGGACGCGGTGCTGGACGTGCTGCGCGACGCGACGCGGGACGCCGGCACGTACCGGTACCCGCTGTTCAGTGACACGGCCCCGCTGCGGGAGGCGGCTGCCGACTACCTGCGCCGTCGGTTCGGGGTGACGGTGAACGCGGATGCGGAGGTGCTGCCGCTGATCGGCGCGCAGGAGGGGTTGGCGCACCTGCTGCTGGCCGTGACGGACCCCGGTGACACGCTGCTGCTGCCGGACCCGTGCTACCCGCCGTACCTGGGCGCGGCGGCCGTGGCGGGCCTGAACGTGGTGACGTTGCCGCTGCGGCCCGAGCGGGACTTCCTGCCGGACCTGGAGAGCGTACCGGACAGCGTGCGTCCGCGTGTGCTGCTGCTGAATTACCCGAACAATCCGACGTCGGCGGTGGCGGACGCGGCGTTCTTCCGGGAGGCGGCCGCGTGGTGCCGGGCGCGGGGCACGCTGCTGGTGCATGACAACCCGTACGCGGAACTGACGTTCGGGGAGTACCGCGCGCCGGGTGTGCTGGAGGCCGGGCTGGACGGCGTGGTCGAGCTGCACTCGCTGAGCAAGACGCATCACATGGGCGGGTTCCGGGTGGGGTTCGCGGCTGGGGATGCCGGGGCGGTCGCGGCGCTGGCGCGCGTGAAGGGCGCCGTCGATTTCCACCCGTACCTGGGGATTCAGCGGGCGGCGGCGCACGCGCTCTCGCTGCCGGACGCGGTGGGCCGGGCGGGCGCGGCGGTGTTCGAGGCGCGGCGGGACGCGCTGATTCCGGCGTTGCGGGCGCTGGGCTGGGAGGTGGCGACGCCGCAGGCCAGCATGTACGCCTGGGCGCGCGTGCCGGGCGTGCGGGACAGCGTGTCGTTCGCGGTGCGGGCGGCCGAGCAGACGGGCGTGGCCGTCAGTCCCGGCGCGGCGTTCGGGGCGGGTGGCGAGGGCTTCGTGCGTTTCGCGCTGGTGCAGCCGCCGCAGGTGCTGCGCGAGGCGGCGCGCCTGCTGGGGACCGTCCCGGTCGGCTGA
- a CDS encoding DUF2721 domain-containing protein has protein sequence MADSGLQVLTSMITPAVLISGAGTLLMSTSSRLGRVTDRVRQLTARFKVLVTEDGRQEGLAREEKRLIVKQLPRLARRSRIIVRAMTALYLAVALLVLTSILIGGSALLGQSAGLLPVMIAIAGSGSLAYGALLLSFETRLSASTTREEMKFLVALGEHYAGLYDERLMKDVGEQLDA, from the coding sequence ATGGCAGATTCCGGCCTGCAGGTCCTGACATCCATGATCACTCCGGCCGTTCTGATCAGCGGCGCCGGCACCCTCCTCATGAGCACCAGCAGTCGCCTGGGCCGCGTGACGGACCGCGTGCGGCAACTCACGGCCCGCTTCAAGGTTCTGGTGACCGAGGACGGCCGCCAGGAGGGCCTCGCCCGCGAGGAGAAACGCCTGATCGTCAAGCAACTCCCGCGACTGGCCCGCCGCAGCCGCATCATCGTGCGCGCCATGACCGCCCTGTACCTCGCCGTGGCACTGCTGGTCCTGACCAGCATCCTGATCGGCGGCAGCGCCCTGCTGGGCCAGAGCGCGGGCCTGCTGCCGGTCATGATCGCCATTGCCGGGTCCGGCAGCCTCGCGTACGGCGCGCTGCTCCTGAGTTTCGAGACGCGCCTGAGCGCCAGCACCACCCGCGAGGAAATGAAATTCCTGGTGGCGCTCGGCGAACACTACGCCGGACTGTACGACGAGCGTCTGATGAAAGACGTCGGCGAGCAACTCGACGCGTGA
- a CDS encoding DUF1905 domain-containing protein, with product MSLTFTATLFQWRGPAPHYFLRVPDELVPDLRGAARLVTYGWGMIPCHARVGGTTFRTAIFPKDGGYLLPVKVAVRRAEVLEEGRDVTVTVTPG from the coding sequence ATGTCCCTGACCTTCACGGCGACCCTGTTCCAGTGGCGCGGCCCGGCCCCGCACTACTTCCTGCGCGTGCCGGATGAACTGGTGCCGGACCTGCGCGGCGCGGCGCGGCTGGTCACGTACGGCTGGGGCATGATTCCCTGCCACGCGCGGGTGGGCGGGACGACCTTCCGCACGGCCATCTTCCCGAAGGACGGTGGGTACCTTCTGCCGGTCAAGGTTGCCGTGCGCCGCGCCGAGGTGCTGGAGGAGGGGCGGGACGTGACCGTGACCGTCACGCCCGGCTGA